The following coding sequences lie in one candidate division WOR-3 bacterium genomic window:
- a CDS encoding kelch repeat-containing protein, protein MKKLLVLVIGFAYLVASPLSLFRPSDKKGLDIPLRAKPIYNKRVKGSSNYQILQTWTTIFSEDFESGTMPTGWTVTDGNNDGYSWTVGVSNDPFYPPNYGTNYLYYSDDDAGSSAPPGDEILTTSSYYIRKIANLRFIYAYDFEEYLGQPYEYGEIHARFFSGGTWSPWNMLVQYYQDTGPKWDTLDLTSFLPADSVQLRFIYRDPSGEWAWGFYLDNFLLEGILQINVLFVDDDQGLTYESYFVNSLSFLNVDHDTFVVPAGANNGPDSLYMSNYDIVIWNTGDDWTYTLTAQDTVEIKKYLNAGGRLWLSSQDVLYNLGTSVSWMHITGFTNDIGCQYATGLGPVMQGFSFATNGNAMTDFADAINPDPSAYPEVVNQDNYINSLSYSGTYKLFFNTFAFENIADPYDRHEFARRVLRFFGYILPKRDVGVSSVYPTGLMQIGDTVQISATFNNFGTLFPENFAVHVEVRDPLNNVILTKDSIITGFQPLAKDTIWAGSVILSLEGIYTIKAYTTSNFDEDATNDTVIGQIYASPWGSWTIYPSPSVNYDRLTHATVYDYDNDRIYMIGGTPNGQAGSNVSYNYRFDPLNNTWETNLAPMPTPRGWIQGVYYNGFIYVAGGYSNSQTALSVFEAYDIQNNAWVNLPALPSPRLAYGAVAWNGSVYILGGLDASFNATNTVLRYDISNNAWTSATSLPLNFFMGGVTHIKDTIYIVGGYTGTGAWTNLYRGIIDQNNPDLITWQDLGPLPYPNMNNAAVSLPGSIIMIGGFVNAATVTDSVWEYKIQSGTWGPIPNYVVPVVRNHFAVGRKARGGTGDRIYVVAGDAYGDWDPPNNYYYYLERPAAISVSEKGEKVNKPYLFVKSNLSNGSFVINFLLTEDKDVDIGLYNILGQRVATIFKGTKSKGEYTINFNKKDLKSGIYFIKMETGDRIPVQRIVKIK, encoded by the coding sequence ATGAAGAAGTTATTAGTACTGGTGATAGGTTTTGCCTATCTGGTAGCTTCTCCCCTATCCCTTTTCCGTCCCTCTGATAAAAAGGGTCTTGATATACCCCTTAGGGCAAAACCAATTTATAATAAAAGGGTAAAAGGTTCTTCAAATTACCAAATTCTCCAGACATGGACTACAATATTTTCAGAAGATTTTGAATCTGGAACAATGCCCACTGGATGGACTGTTACTGATGGAAATAATGATGGATATAGTTGGACTGTTGGTGTTTCAAATGATCCCTTCTATCCGCCGAATTATGGAACAAATTATTTATACTATTCAGATGATGATGCGGGTTCTTCTGCACCACCTGGTGATGAAATTCTCACAACAAGCTCTTATTATATACGGAAAATTGCTAACTTGAGGTTTATATATGCCTATGATTTTGAGGAATACTTAGGACAACCTTATGAATATGGAGAAATCCATGCGAGGTTCTTTTCAGGAGGAACATGGTCTCCATGGAACATGCTTGTTCAGTATTACCAAGATACAGGTCCAAAATGGGATACCCTTGATCTAACATCCTTTTTACCAGCAGATTCTGTTCAGCTTAGATTTATATATAGAGACCCTTCTGGTGAGTGGGCCTGGGGATTTTATCTTGATAATTTCCTTCTTGAAGGAATTTTGCAAATTAATGTCCTTTTTGTTGATGATGACCAAGGATTAACATATGAAAGTTATTTTGTTAATTCTCTTTCTTTTTTAAATGTTGACCATGATACTTTTGTGGTTCCTGCAGGTGCAAATAATGGTCCTGATTCTCTCTATATGTCAAATTATGATATTGTTATATGGAATACAGGTGATGATTGGACCTATACACTTACAGCACAGGATACAGTTGAAATCAAAAAATACTTAAATGCTGGAGGTAGATTATGGTTATCTTCACAAGATGTGCTCTATAATCTCGGGACAAGTGTCTCCTGGATGCACATAACAGGTTTTACAAATGATATAGGCTGTCAATATGCAACAGGTTTGGGTCCTGTTATGCAGGGATTCAGTTTTGCTACAAATGGGAATGCTATGACTGATTTTGCAGATGCTATTAATCCTGATCCATCAGCCTATCCTGAGGTTGTAAATCAGGATAATTATATAAATTCACTTTCATACTCAGGAACATACAAACTTTTCTTCAATACCTTTGCTTTTGAGAATATAGCAGATCCTTATGATAGACATGAATTTGCAAGGAGAGTTTTAAGGTTTTTTGGTTATATTTTGCCCAAAAGGGATGTGGGAGTAAGCTCAGTTTATCCAACAGGTTTAATGCAAATTGGTGATACAGTTCAGATATCGGCTACATTTAACAATTTTGGAACTCTTTTCCCTGAGAACTTTGCTGTTCATGTAGAAGTTAGAGATCCATTAAATAATGTTATTTTAACAAAAGATAGTATTATTACGGGATTTCAGCCTCTTGCAAAGGATACAATTTGGGCAGGAAGTGTTATACTTTCCTTGGAGGGAATATATACTATAAAGGCTTATACAACAAGTAATTTTGATGAGGATGCTACAAATGATACTGTTATCGGTCAAATATATGCTTCTCCATGGGGTTCCTGGACAATTTATCCTTCTCCGAGTGTAAATTATGACAGGTTAACTCACGCAACAGTTTACGATTATGATAACGATAGGATTTATATGATAGGTGGGACACCAAATGGACAAGCAGGTTCAAATGTTTCATATAATTACAGGTTTGATCCTTTAAATAATACATGGGAAACTAACCTTGCACCCATGCCAACACCGAGGGGTTGGATACAGGGTGTTTATTATAATGGCTTTATATATGTGGCAGGTGGGTATTCTAACTCTCAAACTGCCCTTTCTGTTTTTGAAGCTTATGATATACAGAATAATGCATGGGTAAATCTTCCTGCTTTACCATCCCCAAGATTAGCTTATGGAGCTGTTGCATGGAACGGTAGTGTTTATATTCTTGGGGGACTTGATGCAAGTTTTAATGCAACAAACACTGTTTTAAGGTATGATATATCAAATAATGCATGGACTTCCGCTACAAGTCTTCCTTTAAACTTCTTTATGGGTGGTGTAACTCATATTAAGGATACTATATACATAGTTGGAGGTTATACAGGAACAGGAGCCTGGACAAATCTGTATAGGGGAATAATTGATCAGAATAATCCGGATCTGATTACATGGCAGGATCTTGGTCCTCTTCCCTATCCTAATATGAATAATGCTGCTGTTAGTTTACCGGGTTCAATTATAATGATAGGAGGTTTTGTAAATGCAGCAACAGTTACAGATTCTGTATGGGAATACAAAATTCAATCAGGAACATGGGGACCTATACCTAATTATGTTGTCCCTGTTGTAAGAAATCATTTTGCAGTAGGAAGAAAAGCAAGAGGTGGAACAGGAGATAGAATTTACGTTGTTGCAGGTGATGCATATGGAGACTGGGATCCACCCAACAATTATTACTATTACCTTGAAAGACCTGCTGCAATTTCTGTATCTGAAAAGGGAGAGAAAGTGAATAAGCCTTATCTTTTTGTTAAGAGTAATCTTTCAAATGGAAGCTTTGTTATTAATTTTCTCCTTACAGAAGATAAGGATGTTGATATAGGTCTTTATAATATCCTTGGTCAAAGGGTGGCAACAATTTTCAAGGGAACAAAATCAAAGGGTGAGTATACAATAAACTTTAATAAAAAAGACCTGAAATCTGGAATATACTTTATCAAAATGGAAACAGGAGATAGGATTCCTGTTCAGAGGATTGTAAAGATAAAGTAA
- the ndk gene encoding nucleoside-diphosphate kinase, translated as MEKTLLIIKPDAVRRNLIGKIISMCEENGFKVLNIKMEKLTRKKAESFYKVHKGKDFFENLVNYITSDYVVAILLEKEKAIETLRELVGATDPKKAKKGTIRHLFGISITENSVHASDSKESFEYEVKHFF; from the coding sequence ATGGAAAAAACTCTTTTAATAATAAAACCAGATGCTGTTAGAAGAAATTTGATTGGTAAAATAATTTCAATGTGTGAGGAAAATGGATTTAAGGTATTGAATATAAAAATGGAAAAATTAACAAGGAAAAAAGCAGAAAGTTTTTATAAGGTTCATAAGGGAAAGGATTTTTTTGAAAATCTTGTTAATTATATCACCTCCGACTATGTTGTTGCTATTTTACTTGAAAAGGAAAAAGCAATTGAAACTTTAAGAGAACTTGTTGGGGCAACTGATCCAAAAAAAGCAAAAAAAGGCACAATAAGGCATCTTTTCGGGATAAGTATAACAGAAAATTCTGTTCATGCCTCTGATTCAAAGGAAAGTTTTGAATATGAAGTAAAGCACTTCTTTTAA
- a CDS encoding NFACT RNA binding domain-containing protein → MHFSEFFFPVLKKEIDEIFKGKRVKKFLFSDKKFFVIFDDKNVLKISLESQNYYFLPCISPLTENKNFLEFKELPYLKDFVYKNSKIIEGERIFIANFVKKNPLGEIEKRKLIIDFTRRKKELLILKDEKVIYSFSGLKEFKIEFPDKINIFKENNLEKIKEYTQKFLPFLYEVIEREKEISDFKEILYKYFKGPFYVDKEKKLHLIKKGNFFEFKKLREALFYIYRDLEKTEIEKTKVKEKKEKILKKEKFDPEIYKIKGETILLNLNQILDKRGVFKLTHPENGEVEVEIKFSETPQKAAERYFERYKKLKRANLIKEKVEIEKEKIQSYKVYISPSGFKVLVSKSKEYANEVTFKIAKPNDYFFHVKDIRGAHVILKYEKNKELKEEDVKFAAELAKKHSKLKGDEKVYVLYTLRKYVKPIKGEKGLVRIKREKVILV, encoded by the coding sequence ATGCATTTTTCTGAATTTTTTTTCCCAGTTTTAAAAAAAGAAATAGATGAAATATTTAAGGGGAAGAGGGTTAAAAAATTCTTATTTAGCGATAAAAAATTTTTTGTCATTTTTGATGATAAAAATGTTTTAAAAATATCACTTGAGTCACAGAATTATTACTTTTTGCCTTGTATTTCTCCCCTTACAGAAAATAAAAACTTTTTAGAATTTAAAGAGCTTCCATATTTAAAGGATTTTGTTTATAAAAATTCAAAAATAATAGAAGGGGAAAGAATTTTTATAGCAAATTTTGTTAAGAAAAACCCTCTTGGAGAAATTGAAAAAAGAAAATTAATAATTGATTTTACGAGAAGAAAAAAAGAACTTTTGATATTGAAAGATGAAAAGGTTATATATTCCTTTTCAGGATTAAAAGAATTTAAAATAGAATTTCCTGATAAAATTAATATTTTTAAAGAAAATAATTTAGAAAAGATAAAAGAGTACACTCAAAAATTCTTACCCTTTTTATATGAGGTTATAGAAAGAGAAAAAGAAATTTCAGATTTTAAAGAAATTCTTTATAAATATTTTAAAGGCCCCTTTTATGTTGATAAGGAGAAAAAATTGCATTTGATCAAGAAGGGTAATTTTTTTGAATTTAAAAAATTAAGAGAAGCTCTTTTTTATATATACAGGGACCTTGAAAAAACAGAAATTGAAAAAACAAAGGTAAAAGAAAAAAAAGAAAAAATTTTAAAAAAAGAAAAATTTGACCCTGAAATATATAAAATTAAAGGGGAAACAATTTTACTTAATTTAAATCAGATTTTAGATAAAAGGGGGGTATTTAAACTAACTCACCCTGAAAATGGAGAAGTTGAGGTTGAAATAAAGTTTTCTGAGACACCCCAAAAAGCAGCAGAAAGGTATTTTGAAAGATATAAAAAACTTAAAAGAGCTAATTTAATTAAAGAAAAAGTTGAAATTGAAAAAGAAAAAATACAAAGTTACAAAGTTTATATTTCACCTTCTGGTTTTAAAGTTTTAGTTTCAAAAAGTAAGGAATATGCCAATGAAGTTACCTTTAAAATTGCTAAACCTAACGATTATTTTTTCCATGTTAAAGATATAAGAGGAGCACATGTTATCTTGAAATATGAAAAAAATAAAGAATTAAAGGAAGAAGATGTAAAATTTGCTGCTGAATTAGCAAAAAAACATAGCAAACTAAAAGGTGATGAAAAAGTTTATGTTCTTTATACTTTGAGAAAATATGTTAAACCTATCAAAGGAGAAAAAGGACTTGTTAGAATAAAAAGAGAAAAGGTTATACTTGTATGA
- a CDS encoding long-chain fatty acid--CoA ligase, which produces MERIWLKFYDKGVKSDIEIPKVPLFYFLLETVKNFPEKDAYIFFDKRTKFKELLFKCRKFASFLKENGIKKKDRVAFLLPNTPHFVISYYGTMMVGGIVVQLNPLLSDREVSLLLKNSGSKILVILDILLPRFLNSIKSSNIDFLIVAQIDEYFPPFKRIGFKFFKILKGINRKLKGLKRKYFFFREIENYKEIENFEKIDPEEDIASLQYTGGTTGIPKGAMLTHYNLVANTLQTMEWVPDLRKGEEVVMGVLPFFHVYGMSVALNFSIASGSTLIIVPKFHTKEILEKIEKYKVTIFPGVPQMYQAINNFKDIKKYKLSTIRACISGAAPLPPQVKDKFEELTGAKLVEGYGLSEASPVTHCNPLYGKNKRGSIGVPFPNTLAKIVDLEKGEKEMPIGEPGELILKGPQVMKGYWNNEEETKKVIRDGWLYTGDIAKMDEDGYFYILDRKKDLIIVSGFNVYPRNIEEVLLTHPKIKDVACVGIPYEKTGEGVKVFIVPKEGVSLTKEEVIEFSKKNLAKYEVPVEVEFVKEIPRTAVGKTLRRVLKEKS; this is translated from the coding sequence ATGGAGAGAATATGGTTAAAGTTTTATGATAAGGGTGTAAAAAGTGATATAGAAATACCAAAGGTTCCTCTTTTTTACTTTCTTCTTGAAACTGTAAAAAATTTTCCAGAAAAGGATGCTTATATATTTTTTGACAAAAGAACAAAATTCAAAGAACTTCTTTTTAAATGTAGAAAATTTGCTTCTTTTTTGAAAGAAAATGGAATAAAAAAGAAAGATAGGGTAGCTTTTCTTTTGCCCAATACTCCCCATTTTGTTATTTCCTATTATGGAACTATGATGGTAGGTGGGATTGTTGTTCAGTTAAACCCTTTACTTTCTGATAGGGAAGTTTCTCTTCTTTTAAAGAATTCAGGTTCTAAAATCTTAGTAATTCTTGATATTTTACTGCCAAGATTTCTGAATTCCATTAAAAGTTCAAATATTGATTTTTTAATTGTTGCTCAGATTGACGAATATTTTCCACCTTTTAAAAGAATTGGTTTCAAATTTTTTAAAATTTTGAAGGGAATAAATCGAAAGTTGAAAGGTTTAAAGAGAAAATATTTCTTTTTTAGAGAAATTGAAAATTATAAGGAAATAGAAAATTTTGAAAAAATAGACCCAGAAGAAGATATAGCTTCCCTTCAATATACAGGTGGGACAACAGGGATTCCAAAGGGTGCAATGCTCACTCATTACAATCTTGTTGCAAATACTTTGCAAACGATGGAATGGGTTCCTGATTTAAGAAAAGGTGAAGAAGTTGTTATGGGTGTTTTACCCTTTTTCCATGTTTATGGAATGTCAGTGGCTTTAAATTTTTCAATAGCTTCTGGTTCAACTTTAATAATTGTTCCTAAATTTCATACCAAGGAAATTCTTGAAAAGATAGAAAAATATAAGGTAACAATTTTTCCTGGTGTTCCACAGATGTATCAGGCAATAAATAACTTTAAGGATATTAAAAAATATAAATTAAGTACAATAAGAGCATGTATTTCAGGAGCAGCACCTTTACCACCTCAGGTCAAGGATAAATTTGAAGAGTTAACAGGTGCAAAACTTGTTGAGGGTTATGGATTATCTGAAGCTTCACCTGTTACCCACTGTAATCCCCTTTACGGTAAAAATAAAAGGGGAAGTATAGGTGTTCCTTTTCCAAATACCTTAGCAAAAATTGTTGATCTTGAAAAAGGTGAAAAAGAAATGCCCATTGGTGAGCCAGGAGAATTAATCCTTAAAGGTCCACAGGTAATGAAAGGTTATTGGAACAATGAAGAAGAGACTAAAAAGGTTATAAGGGATGGATGGTTATATACAGGTGACATAGCAAAGATGGATGAGGATGGTTACTTTTATATTCTTGATAGAAAGAAGGATTTAATAATTGTGAGCGGATTTAATGTTTATCCAAGAAATATTGAGGAGGTTCTTTTAACTCATCCAAAAATCAAGGATGTTGCCTGTGTTGGTATCCCCTATGAAAAAACAGGAGAAGGTGTTAAAGTATTTATAGTGCCAAAGGAAGGAGTCAGTTTAACAAAGGAGGAGGTAATTGAATTTTCAAAGAAAAATCTTGCAAAGTATGAAGTTCCTGTTGAGGTTGAATTTGTTAAGGAAATTCCAAGAACAGCAGTTGGTAAAACTTTAAGAAGGGTTTTAAAGGAAAAAAGTTAA
- a CDS encoding FAD-binding oxidoreductase produces MKKLFRELKKKFPEEFFIEEEVLYAYSFDTSFFYSLPKAVFIPKEKNKLIDIVSLLLENKIPVTPRGKATGRSGGCVPHPESVVVSTERLKNKIEFFIEDEILYLEPGFTIDEINEFLKNYGYFYPVDPASSDIASIGGTVATNAGGPRALRYGVTINYVNGLSVLISDGTVLNTRGLLKKNKLFYPVEKIFVGSEGTLGLITEIYLKVIRIPEYKKSILIESEKKEILKISKELIKKENITLCEIMEWENKFLLWTEYIGKKEDVIQEIEKLKKTIKGNLILPFNQEEEEKILSLRKKYSNLMWNLKGRKKSIDVTVPVSKIDSLILFYEKLENKYKIKIIPYGHFGDGNIHTSIIFEKRENGKAEKMKREICEYVLDIGGTVTGEHGFGIKYIMYTKRFKEYEIMKKIKKALDPYDLFNPSKIEGEFKVNKYEPGENKKMCILCSLCNLYSDNYKKFLREDKGTRGEIFLSKIKGNLKISKENKESLKYCPLGFEI; encoded by the coding sequence ATGAAGAAACTTTTTAGGGAATTAAAGAAAAAATTTCCTGAGGAATTTTTTATTGAGGAAGAAGTCCTCTATGCATACTCCTTTGACACATCTTTTTTTTATTCATTACCAAAGGCAGTTTTTATTCCAAAGGAAAAAAATAAACTTATTGATATTGTATCTTTACTCCTTGAAAATAAAATTCCAGTAACACCAAGGGGAAAAGCGACAGGAAGAAGCGGTGGATGTGTTCCTCACCCTGAAAGTGTTGTTGTTAGCACTGAAAGACTTAAAAATAAAATTGAATTCTTCATAGAGGATGAAATACTTTATTTAGAACCTGGTTTTACAATTGATGAGATAAATGAATTTTTAAAAAATTATGGATACTTTTATCCAGTTGACCCTGCTTCAAGTGATATAGCAAGCATAGGAGGAACTGTTGCAACAAATGCAGGAGGACCAAGGGCTTTAAGATATGGAGTAACCATTAACTATGTAAATGGACTTTCTGTTTTAATTTCAGATGGAACAGTTCTAAATACAAGGGGACTTTTAAAAAAGAATAAACTCTTTTATCCAGTTGAAAAAATCTTTGTAGGTTCAGAAGGAACATTAGGGCTTATAACAGAAATATATTTAAAGGTTATAAGAATTCCTGAGTATAAAAAAAGTATTTTAATTGAGTCAGAAAAAAAAGAAATTCTTAAAATTTCAAAAGAACTTATAAAAAAGGAAAATATAACCCTATGCGAAATTATGGAATGGGAAAATAAATTTTTATTATGGACTGAATATATCGGAAAAAAAGAAGATGTAATTCAAGAAATTGAAAAATTAAAAAAAACTATCAAAGGTAATTTAATTTTACCTTTTAATCAAGAAGAGGAAGAAAAAATTTTATCTCTAAGAAAAAAATATTCAAATTTAATGTGGAATTTAAAAGGAAGAAAAAAGTCCATAGATGTCACAGTTCCTGTTTCAAAAATAGATTCTCTTATTCTTTTCTATGAAAAACTTGAAAATAAATATAAAATTAAAATAATTCCATACGGACACTTCGGGGATGGAAACATTCATACAAGTATTATTTTTGAAAAAAGAGAAAATGGTAAGGCAGAAAAAATGAAGAGGGAAATATGCGAATATGTCCTTGATATAGGAGGAACTGTAACAGGGGAGCATGGTTTTGGAATAAAATACATTATGTATACAAAGAGATTTAAAGAATATGAGATAATGAAGAAAATTAAAAAAGCCCTTGACCCTTATGATCTTTTTAACCCATCAAAAATAGAAGGTGAATTTAAAGTTAATAAATATGAACCTGGAGAAAATAAAAAAATGTGTATTCTCTGCTCCCTATGTAATCTATATTCAGATAATTATAAAAAATTTTTAAGAGAAGATAAAGGAACAAGGGGTGAAATATTCTTAAGTAAAATAAAAGGCAACTTAAAAATAAGCAAAGAAAATAAAGAATCCCTTAAATATTGTCCCCTTGGATTTGAAATTTAA
- a CDS encoding zf-TFIIB domain-containing protein has product MNCPLCNINLEERKFKNIYGQIETSYQCFQCGGIFFSELSGLRIKEKEAEKLEEINLPLLKTKLPLDINKNFKCPQCNKKMGKYLNPKYKDLLILFCENCKGMFFNHGELLKFTRKKEEEISKLKRKKEESLKEKELFKKIYETQGKEALIKAIMVIYPDEKELKEKIKREYEKDLSYLFIQEFLGFLIPFSKFPINLTINILLTLLPFLKDTLKKNEETF; this is encoded by the coding sequence ATGAATTGCCCTCTATGTAATATAAATTTAGAGGAAAGAAAATTTAAAAATATTTACGGTCAAATTGAAACTTCGTATCAATGCTTCCAGTGCGGGGGGATTTTTTTCTCTGAGCTTTCAGGTTTAAGAATAAAAGAAAAAGAAGCAGAAAAACTTGAGGAAATTAATTTACCCCTTTTAAAAACAAAATTACCCTTAGATATAAATAAAAACTTTAAGTGCCCTCAATGTAATAAAAAAATGGGAAAATATTTAAATCCAAAATATAAGGATTTACTTATCCTTTTCTGTGAAAACTGTAAAGGAATGTTTTTTAATCACGGTGAACTATTAAAATTTACAAGAAAAAAAGAAGAAGAAATTTCAAAATTAAAAAGAAAAAAAGAAGAGAGCTTAAAGGAAAAAGAACTATTTAAGAAAATTTATGAAACGCAAGGTAAAGAGGCTCTTATCAAAGCAATAATGGTTATTTATCCTGATGAAAAAGAATTAAAAGAAAAAATTAAAAGGGAATATGAAAAAGATTTATCCTATCTTTTTATTCAGGAATTTTTAGGATTTTTAATTCCCTTTTCAAAATTCCCTATAAATTTAACAATAAACATTCTTTTAACCCTTTTGCCCTTTCTAAAAGATACTCTCAAAAAGAATGAAGAAACTTTTTAG
- a CDS encoding cysteine desulfurase — protein MKTKETFLDLTKIREDFPCLKRKIRGKDLIYFDNAATTQKPKRVIDAILEFYENYNANVHRGVHTLSYEASIKYEEAHREVADFIGSNSMEEIIFTRNATEALNLCAYSIGIHQLEEGDEVITTLMEHHSNIVPWQMLRKVKKIKLNYVNVLSDGTLDLEHLKKLLNKKTKIVTFTLASNFLGTINPAEEIIKIVRENSDAIVVCDGAQAVPHTKINVKELDIDFLAVSGHKMLGPTGIGFLYGKKKLLSKMEPFLYGGDMIFEVTTEGATWNELPWKYEAGTPNIAGGIGLSAAISYLKEIGMENIEKHENELTEYALSKMKEIEGIEIYGHKGQKTLGIISFNIKGIHPHDIAGICDEEGIAIRSGHHCTQPLMRHFKIENSARVSFYLYNTKEEVDKFVSVLEEIKKYFFK, from the coding sequence ATGAAAACAAAAGAGACTTTTTTAGATTTAACAAAAATTAGAGAAGATTTCCCCTGTTTAAAAAGAAAAATAAGGGGAAAAGACCTTATATATTTTGATAATGCTGCAACAACACAAAAACCCAAAAGGGTTATTGATGCAATTTTAGAATTCTATGAAAACTATAATGCAAATGTTCACAGAGGTGTCCATACTTTAAGTTACGAAGCATCCATTAAATACGAAGAAGCCCACAGAGAAGTAGCAGACTTTATTGGCTCAAATTCAATGGAAGAGATTATCTTTACAAGAAACGCAACTGAAGCCCTTAACCTTTGCGCCTATTCAATAGGAATACATCAACTTGAAGAAGGTGATGAAGTTATAACAACCTTAATGGAACACCATTCAAACATAGTCCCTTGGCAGATGCTAAGGAAAGTAAAAAAAATAAAATTAAACTATGTAAATGTTCTTTCAGACGGAACCCTTGACCTTGAACATCTTAAAAAACTCTTAAATAAAAAGACAAAGATAGTAACCTTTACACTTGCCTCAAATTTCCTTGGAACAATTAATCCAGCAGAAGAAATTATTAAAATTGTAAGAGAAAATAGTGATGCAATAGTAGTTTGCGATGGTGCTCAGGCTGTTCCACATACAAAAATAAATGTGAAAGAACTTGATATTGATTTTCTTGCTGTAAGTGGACATAAAATGCTTGGACCAACAGGAATTGGATTTTTATACGGAAAGAAAAAATTACTCTCTAAAATGGAACCTTTTTTATACGGTGGCGATATGATTTTTGAAGTAACAACTGAAGGGGCAACATGGAATGAACTGCCCTGGAAATATGAGGCAGGAACACCCAATATAGCAGGTGGAATAGGACTTTCTGCTGCTATCTCATACCTTAAAGAAATAGGAATGGAAAATATAGAAAAACATGAAAATGAATTAACAGAATATGCTCTCTCAAAAATGAAGGAAATTGAAGGGATTGAAATTTATGGACATAAGGGACAAAAAACCCTCGGAATCATTTCCTTTAACATAAAAGGAATTCACCCGCACGATATAGCAGGAATATGCGATGAGGAAGGAATTGCTATAAGAAGTGGACATCACTGCACACAACCCTTAATGAGACATTTTAAAATTGAAAACTCAGCAAGGGTAAGCTTCTATTTATATAACACAAAAGAGGAGGTTGATAAATTTGTTTCTGTTCTTGAGGAAATTAAGAAATACTTTTTTAAATGA
- a CDS encoding VOC family protein produces MNFKKVNHISLAVSDFDKGVGVFKKLFSLEPEIHFFEERKLKIAIFYLQNLMFEIISPMEGEEKVKKFLEKRGDGIHHIAFEVENVEGIVKDLQEKGFKIVEGPREGIKSKSVIFLDPKDTGRVLIELVEKKEKV; encoded by the coding sequence TTGAATTTTAAGAAGGTTAACCATATTTCACTTGCGGTTAGTGATTTTGATAAAGGCGTAGGAGTCTTTAAGAAGCTTTTTTCCCTTGAGCCTGAAATTCATTTTTTTGAGGAAAGAAAATTGAAAATTGCAATATTTTACTTACAGAACTTAATGTTTGAAATTATATCACCTATGGAAGGTGAAGAAAAGGTGAAAAAATTTCTTGAAAAAAGGGGAGATGGAATTCATCATATAGCCTTTGAGGTTGAAAATGTTGAAGGTATTGTTAAAGATTTACAGGAAAAGGGATTTAAAATAGTTGAAGGTCCAAGAGAAGGTATTAAAAGTAAAAGTGTAATTTTTCTTGATCCAAAAGATACAGGAAGGGTTTTAATTGAATTGGTTGAAAAGAAAGAAAAAGTTTAA
- a CDS encoding DUF3782 domain-containing protein, giving the protein MKKILREEDIIKIIEKRLPEIIEKSPFFRLKIEEIMDKRAVTREEIKEILKELKAQREELKAQRKEIADGFRVLRDAITALGARWGIFAEEAFRESMEDILKELGFYDVKK; this is encoded by the coding sequence ATGAAAAAAATTTTAAGAGAAGAGGATATTATAAAAATAATTGAAAAAAGACTTCCTGAGATTATTGAGAAATCACCATTTTTCAGATTAAAGATTGAAGAGATAATGGATAAGAGGGCAGTAACAAGAGAGGAAATAAAAGAAATACTTAAGGAATTAAAGGCTCAAAGGGAAGAATTAAAGGCTCAAAGAAAGGAGATAGCAGATGGTTTTAGGGTTTTGAGGGATGCTATAACAGCATTAGGGGCAAGATGGGGTATATTTGCAGAGGAGGCTTTCAGGGAGAGTATGGAAGATATTTTGAAGGAACTCGGTTTTTATGATGTTAAAAAGTGA